A single window of Rana temporaria chromosome 1, aRanTem1.1, whole genome shotgun sequence DNA harbors:
- the LOC120933394 gene encoding uncharacterized protein LOC120933394: protein MENQPAIQPSAEQASNEASSGSGEPEEFIDTVRRHPELWDKRNDWYANRQKKVAGWEDVASHHIKNWKTLSPARKAEKMKLVKKRWKALRDNFKRELLKQQQTKSGSGSKKGRIYCHYLELEFLKPVMEERQTENNFTSDSEDEVISQTHGSTSQENHQFEEDVDLDDRETPLPPRKNTMRSKNNKKRDTQDFIDVVKNLIETNKAENNEITSFTKSLAPHITEVRKDLQCDLMIDILKIIKDYQIKSNCAPAVHSHPMPNQSQPFRPSNQWEGSGFRPIANPQFNNRYSAPYDMPHTYHMEHHNTPPLPPPPPPTTPQAGSSREDINSRPYYHDLG from the exons atggaaaatCAACCTGCTATTCAACCATCTGCTGAACAAGCAAGTAATGAAGCATCTTCAGGAAGTGGAGAACCAGAAGAGTTTATAGACACTGTCCGCAGGCACCCAGAACTTTGGGACAAAAGAAATGACTGGTATGCAAACCGTCAGAAGAAAGTAGCTGGGTGGGAAGATGTGGCTAGTCACCACATAAAAAATTGGAAGACACTGTCTCCTGCcagaaaagcagaaaaaa TGAAACTCGTGAAAAAAAGATGGAAGGCCTTAAGAGATAACTTTAAGCGGGAATTATTAAAACAACAACAGACTAAAAGTGGTTCTGGATCCAAAAAAGGACGAATTTATTGCCACTACTTAGAACTAGAGTTTTTAAAACCAGTGATGGAAGAGAGACA aactGAAAACAATTTCACCAGTGATAGTGAAGATGAGGTAATTTCGCAAACTCATGGGTCTACTTCACAAGAAAATCACCAATTTGAAGAGGATGTGGATTTGGATGACAGAGAGACTCCATTGCCCCCACGAAAAAACACCATgagatcaaaaaataataaaaagagggACACTCAAGATTTTATAGATGTAGTTAAAAACCTGATCGAAACCAACAAAGCGGAGAATAATGAGATCACATCCTTCACAAAAAGCCTGGCTCCGCACATCACAGAAGTTCGAAAAGATTTACAGTGTGATCTAATGATCgatatattaaaaattattaaagatTATCAAATAAAAAGTAATTGCGCTCCTGCTGTACACAGCCATCCCATGCCGAACCAAAGCCAGCCATTTAGGCCGAGTAACCAATGGGAGGGTTCTGGCTTTAGACCAATCGCAAATCCCCAATTCAACAACAGATATTCGGCCCCTTATGATATGCCCCATACTTATCATATGGAACATCATAatactcctcctctccctcctcctcctcctcccactaCTCCTCAGGCAGGCAGCAGTAGGGAGGATATTAACTCACGCCCCTATTACCACGACCTTGGTTAG